TGTTGTCACAGCCCGAATGCTATCTCGGCGAGAGCCATGTAGACGGACTTCTCGAGTACCCGCAATACACCCGCCCCGAAGTTTGGCGGAATATCTCCGTTCCGGAAGTGCTGATATCCGGGCATCATGAAAATATCGAAAAATGGCGGGCAGCAAAATCAATTGAAATCACGCAACAAAAGCGACCGGATATGCTTCGTAAAAACTGCCCAAAAAGCGATGAATAATGTTGTAACATTGCACAACGCGTCTGTTTTTTTGTCCGAAACTTTGTAGGTTGTCCTAAAAATTTAAAGGTTTTTCAAAAGAAATGGGTTTTCGGTTGACGATTCTTGTAAAAAGTATTATAATAGTGACGTGACTAAGCCCTTTCGGGCGTTCAATCTGGAGGGTGTAAAGTTTGAAAATAATTTTTTCAAACTCGGAGTTTGTTCCTTCTTTATCGAGTATGTAAATTCTTTTTACTACCGGATCAAACATCCCAAAACCTGCAAAAGGAAGGTCTTAATGATGGTATATAAAGATGTCGTCGTCAGAAACAAGGTCGGTCTGCACGCAAGACCTGCTACGTTCTTTATACAAAAAGCGAACGAATTCCGTTCCACGATCTGGGTGGAAAAAGAAGAACGCCGCGTGAATGCCAAGAGTTTGCTCGGTGTGCTCTCTCTGGGGATTATCGGCGGTTCCAACATCCGCATTGTCGCCGACGGATCGGATGAAAACGAAGCTGTAAACGCCTTGGTTGCACTGCTCGAATCCGGTCTCGAAGAAAACTGATTTAAAACTGAATTATACTCTCTTCAGGGCGGGGTGCGATTCCCCACCGGCGGTAAAGTCCGCGAGCGGGTAACCGCTGAATCGGTGAAATTCCGATACCGACGGTATAGTCCGGATGAAAGAAGAGTTCACATTTTTTTGCGAGCCCTCGCCCTTGTCTTTGACAGGGGCTTTTTGCTTTTTTCGATTTTATTTGAAAGGTCGCCGAATCATTATGAAACTCATTTCCAATCGCACCTTTACCACCAGAGGTATCGCTGTTATCGGCGTTTTAGCCGCATTATCAATTGTATTGGCACTGTTTGCGCGATTTCCGCTGCTCGTTTCATATCTGGAATATGAACCCGGTGATATCCCGATTTTGATCGGTACGTTTATGTTCGGTCCTATAATCGGACTTGTGCTTACCGCAATTGTCAGCTTGATTCAGGGATTTACGGTCAGCGCATCCAGCGGTTTATACGGAATATTGATGCATTTTATCGCAACCGGTACGCTTGTGTTGGTTTCGGGAATGATCTATGCTTATCGTAAAACTCACAAAGGTGCTGTTATTGCACTTTCCGCCGGAGCCGTTTCCGAAATTGCCGTTATGCTCGGGGCGAACATTCTCATTACGCCGTTGTTTTTGGGAATCCCCCAAGCGGAAGTGTTTCCGATGTTGCTCCCGATCATACTGCCGTTTAATCTGATCAAGTGTGTAATCAACTGTACAATCGCTTTCTTTATCTATAAACCGATCTCCCGACTGGTTAATTGTCGGACAGCAAAATAATTTCTTCTGCCGTCTTTTCTGCCAGCTCTTCGATCTTTGAAAAATCCATCGCCGCCTTATAAAACGCCTCGAGATCATCGTGGCGTTTTTTGATTTTCTCGAGCCGCATGCAGGCGCAGTTAAGACGCTTTTCAATCGTACTGTCGTAGATGGAAAACACCGTGCCGAAGTCGCGGTAGATGGGACGGATGTAAAACCGTTCAGCCTCAATTTCTTTTCCGGATAGTGCTTTACCGTGGAAAGCGTTTTTCGTGAGGATGGCGATACCGAGTTTCGGAATCAGCAGATGTTCGGTATGCTCGGGGCGCATCGGACAGCGGCAATAATAACAATCATATCCGTTTTCAAGCGCATATTCACCGATCAAACCGATCAAAACTTCGGCGGCGGTACCCGCATCGTCTTCGATTAAAAACAATTTATCGCACAACGCCGTTACGGTATCAACATAAAACAAGAAACCGTTCGGAGTGACACCGGACAGGAAGCGATCTTTTCTCTTTCCCCGCCCTTCACCCTTCGGAATAAACTTGCTGCAAAACCGGCCTGCGAACTTTCGCGTTTTTTTAACATCCAGCATCTTGACGCCGTATTTTTGCTTGACAGCGGCAAAATCACCC
The sequence above is a segment of the Oscillospiraceae bacterium genome. Coding sequences within it:
- a CDS encoding ECF transporter S component, producing the protein MKLISNRTFTTRGIAVIGVLAALSIVLALFARFPLLVSYLEYEPGDIPILIGTFMFGPIIGLVLTAIVSLIQGFTVSASSGLYGILMHFIATGTLVLVSGMIYAYRKTHKGAVIALSAGAVSEIAVMLGANILITPLFLGIPQAEVFPMLLPIILPFNLIKCVINCTIAFFIYKPISRLVNCRTAK
- a CDS encoding HPr family phosphocarrier protein, with product MVYKDVVVRNKVGLHARPATFFIQKANEFRSTIWVEKEERRVNAKSLLGVLSLGIIGGSNIRIVADGSDENEAVNALVALLESGLEEN